In Microvirga sp. 17 mud 1-3, the genomic window GGAAAGAGGGCAGGTACCTTTGGGCTGATGGGATGCTTCAGCTTCTACCCTGGAAAGAATCTTGGCGCATGTGGGGAAGGCGGCGCGGTGGTTACAGATGACCCCGATATCGCCGCAACGCTCCGCTGCCTCCGGGATTGGGGGCAAAAGGGGAAGTACAATCATGTCCTTCACGGATACAATTATCGGCTGGACACAATTCAGGCCGCAGCCCTCGATGTGAAGCTCCGGTTTTTGCCTTCCTGGACGGAAAGTCGCCGGAGGATCGCAGCTCTCTATGATGAACTCCTGGACGAGACGGGCATTCAATATCCTGGGTCTGCCGGTCGCGATCACGTCTATCACGTATACGCTATACAGATTGCGGAGCGCGACCACGTAAAGACGCGGCTCGCCGATGCTGGTGTTTCAACGGGGATTCACTATCCGCTTCCAGTTCATCGACAGCCGGCGTATTCCAGCCTTGCCTCAGGCCTTGGATCATTCCCGGTCTCGGAGCGCCTTGCCAAGAACTTTCTGTCGCTCCCGATTTTCCCAGAGATGACTGAGACGCAAGTCCACGACGTCGTGGATGCACTGGCCAGAGTTGCTGAGACACGACATGTCGAGGCCGTTTGACAGCTGCCCAGCAGCGACGAAGGTCAAACTATCTGCTCATACCGGAGACGAGCATGACTTCCACGCATAGTGTTTTAGCGGGCAAACGTATTCTTGTGACAGGAGGGGCGGGATTTGTTGGGTCGCACATCGTCGACTTGCTGGTCGATGCTGGATGTCAGGACATCGTCGTCATTGACAACATGATCCGAGGGCGGCCCGAAAATCTGGATGATGCTATGGCCAGCGGCCGAGTGCGGCTGATCAATGGCGATATCCGTGACCGGAACCTGATGAACGAAGCCATCGCAGGAGTGGATACGGTATTCCATCAGGCTGCCATGCGCATCACCCATTGTGCAGCGGAGCCCCGCATGGCGATGGAGGTCATGGTAGATGCGACATACGATCTGCTGGAGCTTTGCGTTCGCGAGAAGGCCCGAAAGGTCGTCATGGCCTCGTCGGCTTCCGTATATGGAATGGCCGATGAGTTTCCGACGACGGAGCGACAAAACCCATATGGCAACCGCACTTTATATGGCGCCGCCAAAGCTTTTGGAGAGGGGTTGCTCCGTTCGTTCAACGATATGTATGGCCTTGATTACGTCGCTCTTCGTTATTTCAATGTCTTCGGTCCACGAATGGACATTCATGGCCGCTACACCGAGGTGATGATCCGCTGGATGGAGCGCATCGACGCAGGTTTGCCTCCCATCATTTTCGGCGACGGGTTGCAGACCATGGATCTGATCCATGTCAGGGACGTCGCTCGGGCCAATATCCTGGCTGCAATCTCTCCGGCAACGGATGTGGCTCTCAATGTTGGAAGCGGCCAAGAGACTTCTCTTCTCGATCTTGCCCGCTGTCTGGCACGTGTTATGGGGCGTCCAAGCTTGGTGCCTGTTCATGAAGCCGAGCGTGCCGTCAATCCCGTTCCACGGCGGCTAAGCGATCCACAGGCAGCACAACGCCTCATTGGATTCAGCGCGCAGCTTGATGCCGAGGCAGGCTTGGCGGAGCTCGTTGAATGGTGGCGAGGCCAGCAGGTTCAGCAGGAAGAGAGGGGTGTTGCCTAATGATCCCGATCATGACCCCCTTTATCGGAGAGGCAGAAGCCCAGGCCGCCTCGGCCGTCGTTCTATCAGGTTGGTTGTCCCAAGGGTCCGAGGTTGCGGCCTTTGAAAGAGAGTTCGCTGCAGCAGTCGGGTCCGACCATGCTTGTGCCGTGTCAAACTGCACAGTGGCGCTTCATCTCGCACTTTTGGCAGTAGGCGTCGGTCCAGGGGATGAGGTAATCCTTGCAAGCCACACCTTCATCGCCTGTGCGAATGTCGTTCTCCAGTGCGGTGCTGTGCCGGTATTCGTCGATATCGACCCAAATACTTTCAATATGAAGCCCGAACTCGTGGCGGCCGCAATTACGGAGCGCACCAAAGCCATCATGTGCATTCACCAAATGGGAATGCCGTGCGATATGGAAGCGATCATGCCGCTTGCCCGTGCCCATGGGGTCGCAGTGGTGGAGGACGCGGCTTGCGCCATCGGTTCTGAGATCCGCATGAACGGACAGTGGGAGCGGATCGGCCGCCCTATCGGGGATATCGCCTGCTTCTCCCTTCATCCCCGCAAGCTCCTGACAGTGGGGGACGGCGGCATGATGACGACGAGCAATGTCGAATACGACCGATTCGCTCGCCTCTTACGCCAGCACGGTATGAGCGTGTCAGACTCTGTTCGACATAACAGTCGTACTGTTATTCTGGAGGAGTATCCCGTTCCCGGCTACAATTATCGGCTAACCGATGTTCAGGCTGCTATCGGCCGCGTTCAGCTCACACGGCTTGACGAGATCGTGGCCCGTAGACGGCGGCTCGCTCAAACTTATCGGGAAATGCTAGCCGATATCCCGGGTGTAAGAGCTCCGTCTGAGCCGGAATGGGCAAAAACCAACTGGCAAAGCTATTGCGTCCGTCTGCCTGAAGGCGCCGATCAGCGCGAAGTCATGCAGAAGATGCTCGATCGCGGGGTCGCGACTCGACGCGGCATCATGTGCGCTCACCTGGAACGCGCATATGCACATCATGAATTGCGCCTTCCACTGCCTGAATCCGAGCGTGCTCACAGGGGCTGTATCCTTCTTCCCCTGTTCCATCAGATGACGGAGGATATGCAGGAGCAGGTTGTGTCTTCGCTCAAGGCGGCGCTTGTCAAACAGCCGGCTCTGGTCTGATGGAAGGCGCTTAGCTCGTTTGGACGCTGGAATTTCCTCTAGACAGCGGCTCGGATCCTGAGCCACGTATGAAATTCACTCGCGTCCAGACTTTCTGCCTCTGGAGAGTATTCCACCATATCGTATGACGTTGCCGCATAAGACTGGCCAGGGTGAAATTTCAAATTGTTCTGTTATGCGTGAGCAGCTCTATAACTGCCGTCCAACGAAGCGCATGATTTAACTTGTCATGGCTCTCGTATGCCTTCATCCAGACCCCGGAGAAGGGGATATAGGAAGTAGGACATGACGGTTCGCTGGCCAACCTTGACTTCTGCCTGAACGGACATGCCCGGGAGAAGGCGAAAGTCAGCCGGCGTGTCGCGAAGTTGAGTATCGTCGAGGCTCAGGCGAGCCTTGTACAAGAGATTCCCGGCCGCCTCGGAACCCTTCTCCTTATCCCCCGGAAAAGCGTCGTGGCTGATGGTTCTCACGGTGCCCGTGGCAGTCCCATGCTTCTGGAAGGGAAAGGCCTCGAACTTGATCCGGGCCGTCTGCCCGGTTCCGATATGGCCGATATCCTTGGGCTCGATCGATACCTCCGCTTCAAGGGGCACGTTGGAGGGGACGAGCACGAAAAGCGGCTCTGCCTGGCGTATGACCGAACCGACCGAACGCTGGGCGACTTCCAAGACGATAGCATCGGTCGGAGCCGTAAGAGAAACGAGGTTCCGGCGGAGCTCGGCTTTCTTCAATTCCTCCGCAGCCGCATCCCGCCGGCCGCGTGCCTCGACCAGCGACTCCAATGTGGCGCGCGTAAAATCGTTGATGAATTCCTGGCGTTGCGACCGGGCCTTCTCAAGCTCGTGCCCAGCTTCGACTTGAGCACCTTTCGTTCGCGCCAGCATAGCCTCCACATCGAGCCTCATGTCGCGAGCCTGAAGAAGATTGAGCTTCGAGCCGGTTTGATGCTCCAGGAGGACCATGCGCATCTGCTCGATATCCTGAATGCCAGTGAGCCTTTGTGACAAGATGGCCTCTTCTTGGCGGCTTTTTGCAAGACTGGCTTCCGAGCGCGCGATTTCCTCATCCAGATTGCGCAGACGGCTTTCACTAAAGGCTTTGCGTTGGGCCGCAAGCTTGGCTTCGACAAGCTGCTCGGGGCTTGATGGATTGGAAGGCTGGTAGGTTCGGTCGGCAAGCTCGGCCTCAAGCCTTTGCACCATAGCGTCGGCCGCATTGAACTTGGTCTGCACCTGTTGGACATCTGCTTCCGTGAAAGTGGGGTCTAGGACCCCAAGAAGCTGCCCGGCCGTGACCGCTTGGCCAACCTTGACCTTAACGCTCCTGACGACGGAGTTCTCAAGAGGCTGGATGATGATGTTCGGTTCTGTGGTGATCAGCTTGCCTTTGGCAACAGCGATCTCGTCGATTTCTGTGAGGCTGGCCCAGAGTATGGCCGTGCCGATGAGCGCAGTCGTGAAATAGAGCGTCAGCCGTGCAATTCTTGGTGGAGCGCGTTCCTCGACCTCAACGGCATCGGGCTGGAATTCCACCACATGGGCAGGGCGCTTCTTCGGTACAGGCGGCAGGATCTGCGGTGCAGGAACCTTTTCGCCGGACATGGGGCGGGTCGGAATCATGCCGCGTGCCTCGTTTGCTGGTTCCATAGATGGCGGTAGGTCGTGCACGAACTGAGGAGCTGATCGTGCCGACCCGCAGCGATGAGGCGTCCCCTGTCCACGACCAGAATGGCATTCGCATCCACGAGAGTGGACAGGCGGTGGGACACGATCAGCACGGTTCTTCCCTCGGCAATCTTCCGAAGGTTCTGCCTGATGATCATTTCGCTGTCCGGATCGAGGGCGCTCGTCGCCTCATCGAGGATGAGCAGGCGCGGGTCCGTCACAAGGGCCCGGGCGATCGCAAGGCGCTGCTTCTGGCCGCCGGATAGATTTTCCGCATTCTCTTCAAGCATCGTGTCGAATCCACGAGGCATGCGCTCGATGAATTCTTCCGCGCCGGCTGCCTTGGCTGCCCAGGCAATCTCCTCAAAGCTTGCCGACGGCTTCGCGGCCGCGATGTTTTCCCGAATAGTTCCTCGGAACAAGAAGTTGTCCTGCAGAACGACGCCGACGCACTTGCGAAGGTGAGCCAGATCGAGTTCCCGGATATCGTGACCGTCGATCCGGACGAGGCCTTTCTGGACCGCGTAGAGACGTTGAATCAGGCGCGTGATCGTTGTCTTACCTGAGCCGCTGCGCCCCACGATGCCAACGATGCTGCCTGCCTCGATGGTGAACGAGACGTCGTCAAGTGCCGGTGGACGGTCGGGCTGATATCCGAACGACACGTCCTCGAATTGGATCTCTCCCTGAAGAGGAGGGGAGAGGCCCCTTTGCGCCCCATCCGTCTCCGGCCTCTTGTCCATCACTTCCCCGAGCATGCGGACCGAGAGAGCGACCTCCTGATATTCATGCGCCATCGTCAGAATCTGGACGAGGGGCCCCGAAACACGCCCAGCCAGCATGTTGAAGGCAACCAATGCGCCGACGGTCATGGTGTGATCGAAGACATCGAGAGCGCCGAGGGCAATAATGGCGACGCTCATGAATTTCTCGAGAAAACCTGTGAGACTCTGCGCCGCCGCGGAGATCCTCTCGACATTGTAGCGCATCATCACGGACTGGGCCGATGAATTGTCCCAGCTGCGTCGATGGAGCGGCTCCATGGCAAGAGCCTTGATGGTGCGCATGCCGTGAACGGCTTCGACGAGAAGGGCCTGCCGTTCACCTTCCGCTTCATAGAGGGCCTGGAGGCGGCGGCGGAACGGCCCAATGAGAAGCCCGATCGTCACGGCAACACAGGCTGTGAACGCCAGAACCACAATTGTCAGCTTGACGCTGTAGAGCAGCAGAACGGGAATAAAGACCAGAAGGGAAAGGCCGTCGAGAATGGCCGTGAAGAGGCGGCCGGTCAGAAACTCCCGGATCCGATTGGCCTGCTGCATGTGCTTGATAAGAACGCCAGCAGGGATCCTCTCGAAAAATCCGAGGGGAAGCGAGAGAAGGTGCGCGAAAGTCCTAACGGCCACGCGCATGTCGATGCGATTGCTCGCGTAGAGCAGAAGATATTTTCTGAGAAAGCTGAAGACGGCATCGAACGCGAGTGCCAGCGCGACGCCGCCCGCAAGAACGTAAAGCGTTGCATAGGACTCGTGCATCAAAACCTTGTCGATCACGAGCTGGGAGAAGATCGGAACCGCGAGGCCCAAGGCATAGAGGACGAGCGCGGCTGCGATCACGTCCGTGAAAAGCCGGCGTTGACGTATCAGTTCGGGCGCAAACCATAGGAAGCCGAAGGGCCGCGTTGGATCCTTCAGACTTTTGCGGGCAGGCTTAACGAGGATGACGTCCCCATGCCAGGCTGCAGAGAAGTCATTTTCGTCCAGGTGCAATGGCTCGGGACGCGCGGCTTTGGGATCAAAGACGATGATCCTGTCGCCTTGGTCGCTTCTGTCGACACCTGCGACGACGACCCAATTGCCGTTTGCCAGGAGAGCGAGAGCCGGAAAAGCCGCGCCGAGCCCGAGGAGATCGGGCCATCCCAGATTGACCTTGCGGGCCCGCAGGCCCGATTCCCGCGCCATACGCAGGAGGAGCTGCCAGGAAACAGGCTCGTCCGTAATGGCATACGAATGAGCCAGTTGCTCGATGGTCAGGTCGGTGCCGTGGTGACGGGCGACTGCTACAAGGCAATGCAGGCCTGTTTCGGTTTCTGCGCCCACAGGATCGCCTCACGCTTAAGAAGAGAAATTGGGTGAGGAGTTGCGCTGTCCGTTCATGAACGGCGCCGCATCACCTTTTCGAGGCAGATGAGAGGCAGCGTCCTGTGGAGCCTGTGTCTGCTTGATGGCGCCGGCATCGATAAGGCCCTGCAGCGCCTTTTGCATCAGCTCGACCGAGTTCGCGAATGCCTCGACT contains:
- a CDS encoding DegT/DnrJ/EryC1/StrS aminotransferase family protein, which codes for MIPFLDLKAQYETIRDPLEQAVLDALRSCDYVLGSPVQRFETAFAEYCGSQEAISVSSGTSALHLALLAAGVRPGDEVVTVPMTFVATVAAILYAGAKPVLVDVDPETFTMDAQAFEDAITPRTRAVLPVHLHGRLANMADICDIAHRHGIVVIEDAAQAHGAERDGKRAGTFGLMGCFSFYPGKNLGACGEGGAVVTDDPDIAATLRCLRDWGQKGKYNHVLHGYNYRLDTIQAAALDVKLRFLPSWTESRRRIAALYDELLDETGIQYPGSAGRDHVYHVYAIQIAERDHVKTRLADAGVSTGIHYPLPVHRQPAYSSLASGLGSFPVSERLAKNFLSLPIFPEMTETQVHDVVDALARVAETRHVEAV
- a CDS encoding NAD-dependent epimerase/dehydratase family protein; translation: MTSTHSVLAGKRILVTGGAGFVGSHIVDLLVDAGCQDIVVIDNMIRGRPENLDDAMASGRVRLINGDIRDRNLMNEAIAGVDTVFHQAAMRITHCAAEPRMAMEVMVDATYDLLELCVREKARKVVMASSASVYGMADEFPTTERQNPYGNRTLYGAAKAFGEGLLRSFNDMYGLDYVALRYFNVFGPRMDIHGRYTEVMIRWMERIDAGLPPIIFGDGLQTMDLIHVRDVARANILAAISPATDVALNVGSGQETSLLDLARCLARVMGRPSLVPVHEAERAVNPVPRRLSDPQAAQRLIGFSAQLDAEAGLAELVEWWRGQQVQQEERGVA
- a CDS encoding DegT/DnrJ/EryC1/StrS aminotransferase family protein translates to MIPIMTPFIGEAEAQAASAVVLSGWLSQGSEVAAFEREFAAAVGSDHACAVSNCTVALHLALLAVGVGPGDEVILASHTFIACANVVLQCGAVPVFVDIDPNTFNMKPELVAAAITERTKAIMCIHQMGMPCDMEAIMPLARAHGVAVVEDAACAIGSEIRMNGQWERIGRPIGDIACFSLHPRKLLTVGDGGMMTTSNVEYDRFARLLRQHGMSVSDSVRHNSRTVILEEYPVPGYNYRLTDVQAAIGRVQLTRLDEIVARRRRLAQTYREMLADIPGVRAPSEPEWAKTNWQSYCVRLPEGADQREVMQKMLDRGVATRRGIMCAHLERAYAHHELRLPLPESERAHRGCILLPLFHQMTEDMQEQVVSSLKAALVKQPALV
- a CDS encoding HlyD family type I secretion periplasmic adaptor subunit; this translates as MIPTRPMSGEKVPAPQILPPVPKKRPAHVVEFQPDAVEVEERAPPRIARLTLYFTTALIGTAILWASLTEIDEIAVAKGKLITTEPNIIIQPLENSVVRSVKVKVGQAVTAGQLLGVLDPTFTEADVQQVQTKFNAADAMVQRLEAELADRTYQPSNPSSPEQLVEAKLAAQRKAFSESRLRNLDEEIARSEASLAKSRQEEAILSQRLTGIQDIEQMRMVLLEHQTGSKLNLLQARDMRLDVEAMLARTKGAQVEAGHELEKARSQRQEFINDFTRATLESLVEARGRRDAAAEELKKAELRRNLVSLTAPTDAIVLEVAQRSVGSVIRQAEPLFVLVPSNVPLEAEVSIEPKDIGHIGTGQTARIKFEAFPFQKHGTATGTVRTISHDAFPGDKEKGSEAAGNLLYKARLSLDDTQLRDTPADFRLLPGMSVQAEVKVGQRTVMSYFLYPLLRGLDEGIREP
- a CDS encoding peptidase domain-containing ABC transporter, whose product is MGAETETGLHCLVAVARHHGTDLTIEQLAHSYAITDEPVSWQLLLRMARESGLRARKVNLGWPDLLGLGAAFPALALLANGNWVVVAGVDRSDQGDRIIVFDPKAARPEPLHLDENDFSAAWHGDVILVKPARKSLKDPTRPFGFLWFAPELIRQRRLFTDVIAAALVLYALGLAVPIFSQLVIDKVLMHESYATLYVLAGGVALALAFDAVFSFLRKYLLLYASNRIDMRVAVRTFAHLLSLPLGFFERIPAGVLIKHMQQANRIREFLTGRLFTAILDGLSLLVFIPVLLLYSVKLTIVVLAFTACVAVTIGLLIGPFRRRLQALYEAEGERQALLVEAVHGMRTIKALAMEPLHRRSWDNSSAQSVMMRYNVERISAAAQSLTGFLEKFMSVAIIALGALDVFDHTMTVGALVAFNMLAGRVSGPLVQILTMAHEYQEVALSVRMLGEVMDKRPETDGAQRGLSPPLQGEIQFEDVSFGYQPDRPPALDDVSFTIEAGSIVGIVGRSGSGKTTITRLIQRLYAVQKGLVRIDGHDIRELDLAHLRKCVGVVLQDNFLFRGTIRENIAAAKPSASFEEIAWAAKAAGAEEFIERMPRGFDTMLEENAENLSGGQKQRLAIARALVTDPRLLILDEATSALDPDSEMIIRQNLRKIAEGRTVLIVSHRLSTLVDANAILVVDRGRLIAAGRHDQLLSSCTTYRHLWNQQTRHAA